The Bacteroidota bacterium sequence CAGACTGAATATGAACACGGCATTTTATGGGTCACCATTGATGATAAGGTCAAGACGGATGGTGACTCGCGAACAGATCAGGTCAGGATCAACAGGATATTTGACCGCTATAATGTATACTCTTTTAAACAAGCGTTACCTTTTACCAAAGAAGAATCATTGTTAAAGATATATGAAATCTTATTCAATGGAGATGACACCGGATTTTTACAGGACATCGTAGATAGTTTATCTGGTTTACTGTCTAAACCTTACCAAAGCAGGATAAGTGTTCCGCTTTATAATCCTGCAGATACTTTTTGGGTATTTCACAGCAACGACTGGATGTGGCATTTAAAGAAAATACAAGCCGATAGTGCATGGGACATTACAAGGGGTGATAACCAAATTAAAATTGCCATTATTAATTTTGGTTTTGATCCTTCACATCCGGATCTGAGTACACAGTTGTTAAATAATTATGATCCTTATGATAGTACATTCTTTGATCCTATTAGTGCATGGAGGCCGGGCCACGCAACAACTGTTGCAGGTTTTGTTGCAGGACAAACAACAGATAATAATACTTTGCAACCCCCTGGTGCTTATTATTGTTCTATTGGATATAAAACAAAACTAGTTGGTTACCAGGCAGGTTTCTCAACCCAATTACTGACAAAAGGATTACATGCTTCGGAAGTAATGAAAGCAGATATTTTAAATTTGTCATGTCATGGTGGATGTCGTTTAGATACAACTGGTTATGAGAGAACGATTGTAAAAAGAATTCTTGACAATGGTACAACAATAGTTGCTTCTGCCGGAAATGGTTTTTGTCTTGGCTGTTATTTTAATGGCATTAAAGATACGTTATGGACATTATGCGATAGTGTACCATCAAACTTTCAGCATTTCAGTCCAAATTTTCCTTTTTCACCAATATATGATAGCCGGATAATCATCGTCTCAGGAACAGAAAAAATGACAGCTTATCATATCATATAGATGATTCAACACAAGAAAAAATTGTGGATAGAACCTTGTCATATTTTCCTGAGGTTGATATTTGTGCACCAGGACATGAGCTTATGGGGCTAAAGACAACCCATTTTGACAGTACAACCATTAATCCATGGCCTTTTTGGGAAGGATTTGGCGGCACCTCATTTTCCGCTCCAATAGTATCCGGTTTATGCGGGCTTATTAAATCCATAAATCCAGTTCTGAATCCTGCTCAGGTTCAGGATATCATCAAAACCACCACCGATCCAATAGTAGATGCTGAACTATACGAAATTAACGGGCAGAGTCAAACTGGAACAGGGAGGATAAATGCCTATAAAGCCGTTCAAAAAGCCGATAGTACATTAAATAACTATAATATCTATAATGGTCAGAACATAACCTGGACCGATACGGTGTATGTCAGGAATTATATTAATATTCAGCCGGGAGGACGGTTGACCATCAAGTCCTTTGTTGGATTCAACTCCAATGCCAGAGTAGACGTTCAAAAGGGCGCTAAACTGATTATCGATGGTGGGCACCTGAGTGGGCCATTCAACAGTTTATGGTGGGGCATCGAAGTATGGGGTGATCCCAAACAGGTTCAGGATACAATACATCAGGGCATGGTGATCATTAAGAATAACGGCATCATCGAAAATGCCCGCATCGGAATAGAAACCGATAATTCAAAGTCATCACCTTCTAAGGGAGGAGGAATAATTATATGTAACAAAGCTGTTTTTAAAAATAATATAATAGCAGTCCTGTTTAAAGAGTATAAGAATGAGAACATCAGCCTATTCAATAAATGCGATTTTATAACCACTCAGGAATTGAATGAAGGGGCGAAATTTGACTGTTTTGTCGAACTCAATGGAGTGAATGGCATTAATTTCATGGGCTGTTCGTTTGAGAACACCAGAAATCCAAACAGTTGTGATTTGGAGGAAAGGGGAATAGGCATCAATAGTTTTGATTCCCAATTTGGGATGAATCAGACCTGTAACACAAACGTAGTACCCTGTTCGTGTTATCGAAAAGATACGCTGAGGGGATTATTTTATGGTGTCAGGGCATTAGGCGCCAGTCCGGCAAAAACCTGTGTTATTCGCCATTCTGTTTTTGACATGAACAAGACGGGAATATATCTGGGTGAGGTCGATTATGCAAGCATAACCGAAAATCAATTTTATGTGAAACCTATCCCGGGAGCGAATATTGAGGAGGAGATATTGGGAGGATTATATTTGGATCAATGCAACGGTTACCAGGTTGAGGAAAATAATTTTGAACCGGATAATACACCAGTTCCGCCTGGTGGTGGTACACGTGTAGGACTGGTTATTAACAATTCCGGGCCACAGCCCAATGAGATTTATAATAACTACTTTAATCATTTATCGTATGGGACGCTGGCGCAAAACCAAAACCGGAAAAATGACGGTTCAGAAGGTTTGCAAATAAAATGTAACGATTATGACATCTGTGAATATGACATCGCTGTAACAGCCGAAAGTACAGGCAATGAAATAGGTATAAAATATAATCAAGGATCAGGTTTTAATGATCCTACTGCCCCGGCAGGAAATACATTCAGTTATACTTGGCAAAATGACACCAGCGATTATACCAATACTTGCAATGATATTAAATATTGGTTTCATAAAAATAATCATGGATATAATATCATTCCGATAAATCGCTCACCCTCTGTTGATACGGCCTCAAATAATCAAAATCCATTAACTTATAAAAAGGATGAAAGTTGTCCATCTAATCTTAATCCTGGAGGCGGTGGTATCGAACAAGATAAATTAGCAATGAATGCATTCGAACAAAAAGCCGACTCTGTGCAGAGTTTACTGAACCTTTTGTTAGACGGAGGAGATACGGAAGCCCTGAATATAGGTGTTCAAACCAGTTGGCCAGATGAAGCTTATGAGATATATGAAGAGTTATTAAGTGTCTCT is a genomic window containing:
- a CDS encoding S8/S53 family peptidase; translation: MKTLINTLNSASFIKIYFLFSLLTVISFYHYSFAQTEYEHGILWVTIDDKVKTDGDSRTDQVRINRIFDRYNVYSFKQALPFTKEESLLKIYEILFNGDDTGFLQDIVDSLSGLLSKPYQSRISVPLYNPADTFWVFHSNDWMWHLKKIQADSAWDITRGDNQIKIAIINFGFDPSHPDLSTQLLNNYDPYDSTFFDPISAWRPGHATTVAGFVAGQTTDNNTLQPPGAYYCSIGYKTKLVGYQAGFSTQLLTKGLHASEVMKADILNLSCHGGCRLDTTGYERTIVKRILDNGTTIVASAGNGFCLGCYFNGIKDTLWTLCDSVPSNFQHFSPNFPFSPIYDSRIIIVSGTEKMTAYHII
- a CDS encoding S8 family serine peptidase; its protein translation is MDRTLSYFPEVDICAPGHELMGLKTTHFDSTTINPWPFWEGFGGTSFSAPIVSGLCGLIKSINPVLNPAQVQDIIKTTTDPIVDAELYEINGQSQTGTGRINAYKAVQKADSTLNNYNIYNGQNITWTDTVYVRNYINIQPGGRLTIKSFVGFNSNARVDVQKGAKLIIDGGHLSGPFNSLWWGIEVWGDPKQVQDTIHQGMVIIKNNGIIENARIGIETDNSKSSPSKGGGIIICNKAVFKNNIIAVLFKEYKNENISLFNKCDFITTQELNEGAKFDCFVELNGVNGINFMGCSFENTRNPNSCDLEERGIGINSFDSQFGMNQTCNTNVVPCSCYRKDTLRGLFYGVRALGASPAKTCVIRHSVFDMNKTGIYLGEVDYASITENQFYVKPIPGANIEEEILGGLYLDQCNGYQVEENNFEPDNTPVPPGGGTRVGLVINNSGPQPNEIYNNYFNHLSYGTLAQNQNRKNDGSEGLQIKCNDYDICEYDIAVTAESTGNEIGIKYNQGSGFNDPTAPAGNTFSYTWQNDTSDYTNTCNDIKYWFHKNNHGYNIIPINRSPSVDTASNNQNPLTYKKDESCPSNLNPGGGGIEQDKLAMNAFEQKADSVQSLLNLLLDGGDTEALNIGVQTSWPDEAYEIYEELLSVSPYLSDTVMVSAVNKENVLSSAMVTDILVANPHSAKSDTVMQTVDNRMYQLSDDQRAEIEEGQFIISAKESLESSLSYYEAERSYAFNSVVRWFLNDTNNVSSTDSIIQYLESENKPEAKYALAYEYLSLGDSSNTISDLNSIPEIFNLSTEQMEQHQNYMLYFNLLLSLSAQGKSIFDVDSTQIDSLYQLLDQSSGQLHAYIRNILISIDTLTYHEPYIFPESGTKSTRVLNRFVQKKQEENSLKLYPNPACDYVVMEYKLKEWPKEALIHVYSIEGKSLGVIILRKPMDYLVIDTKDFKNGLYLFHLIVGNKAQDFARLIIHH